One part of the Tunicatimonas pelagia genome encodes these proteins:
- a CDS encoding ABC transporter permease, which yields MLKNYLKIASRYLAKYRVFTFINVVGLGVGMTCCLFIFLFVRHELSYDQFHPEKDRLYRVVYQSSGGSNYAQIPPPIAPLMPDFFPEVETAARMYNRSISIQVPDEAGNFTNFEEDQALFVDSTFLDIFSLDFVAGDAQTRLAEPNTVVLSREVAEKYFSTKAVAQGSVVGNTILLDGNHPYQVAGVAEDFPENAHLHFSLLVPYESMFTLAPAERDSIMRQNLARNWVISHSHTYVRLNKGTEASSVDARFASLLDEHAPEQLNIGQSFSLQPITDIHLSPDIHLSPEGTNDKRYIYIFLAIALLTLLIACFNFINIATAQSVRRIKEVGMRKVMGARRIHLFGQFMSESMWVSFLALLLASLLIFISLPEFNSLTQKSFTTQDLLEWPVVLTFVGVFLLTGILGGSYPALYISRWQIMKTLRSAGPVMRPGRHWSLRHVLVVLQFTASIALISGTVVIFRQLDYLENRPVGYDREAIVTVPLFSQDLNNIFGGVDGALRSRLNTLENELTAHPSIEASTLSAMVFGVGVVSRRVDPEGVDTEGRLYVPSFSVDYDFLETYGLKIIAGRSFSQEAGTDHLEAFIVNETAVKEFQWNTPEEALGKEIELEGKVGKVIGVIRDVHYTSLYMPIGSMVMDIGVPMFTTLSLRLQGQQFKEAIAFAETKWQEYFPEKTFEYSFLDDSLRELYQDDSRIGQIIGIFAVLAILVSCLGSYGLAMLLARQKEKEIGIRKVLGASLLQIITILTRNYFLLILIASVLAVPLAYWVMQKWLTNFAYQIPLSAGLFILAIGSVLLIATFTISYQTMKAAFINPARTLKDE from the coding sequence ATGTTAAAAAACTACCTGAAAATTGCTAGCCGCTACTTGGCGAAGTACCGCGTATTTACTTTTATTAATGTTGTTGGCTTAGGAGTCGGCATGACCTGCTGCTTGTTTATCTTTTTGTTTGTACGGCACGAACTGAGTTACGATCAGTTTCACCCGGAAAAGGATCGCTTATATCGGGTAGTGTACCAATCTTCCGGTGGCTCTAATTACGCCCAAATTCCTCCACCGATTGCCCCACTAATGCCTGATTTCTTTCCTGAAGTAGAAACTGCGGCTCGCATGTACAACCGAAGCATCAGTATACAAGTGCCTGACGAAGCTGGTAACTTTACGAATTTTGAGGAAGATCAGGCACTCTTCGTCGACTCTACTTTCCTAGATATTTTCTCGCTGGATTTTGTGGCAGGTGATGCTCAAACGCGCTTAGCCGAACCAAACACCGTAGTACTTAGCCGAGAGGTCGCCGAAAAATATTTTAGCACTAAGGCTGTAGCTCAGGGTAGTGTGGTAGGAAATACAATATTATTAGACGGCAATCATCCTTACCAAGTGGCAGGAGTAGCCGAAGACTTTCCCGAAAATGCTCACTTGCACTTCTCGCTACTGGTGCCCTACGAGAGTATGTTCACACTAGCTCCTGCTGAACGTGATTCTATAATGCGACAGAATCTGGCGAGAAACTGGGTTATTTCTCACTCTCACACCTACGTTCGTCTAAACAAAGGGACTGAAGCCAGCTCGGTTGACGCACGATTCGCTAGTTTACTCGATGAACATGCTCCCGAGCAACTTAATATTGGGCAAAGCTTCTCACTGCAACCCATCACCGATATTCATTTAAGTCCAGATATACACTTAAGCCCCGAAGGCACTAACGATAAGCGATACATTTATATCTTCTTAGCTATCGCTTTACTCACACTGCTGATCGCCTGCTTTAACTTTATCAACATTGCTACGGCTCAATCAGTACGACGTATTAAAGAAGTAGGAATGCGGAAGGTGATGGGAGCGCGTAGAATCCATCTGTTCGGGCAGTTTATGAGCGAATCTATGTGGGTGAGTTTCTTGGCATTGCTGCTAGCTTCGCTACTAATTTTTATAAGCTTACCAGAATTCAACTCTCTTACCCAAAAGAGCTTCACCACGCAAGATTTGTTAGAGTGGCCGGTAGTACTAACTTTTGTTGGCGTATTTCTGCTGACAGGCATACTGGGCGGAAGCTATCCGGCGCTGTATATCAGCCGATGGCAGATTATGAAGACCTTGCGAAGTGCCGGACCGGTAATGCGTCCGGGTCGGCATTGGTCATTACGCCACGTATTAGTCGTCCTCCAGTTTACGGCTTCCATCGCCCTCATTTCGGGTACGGTAGTCATCTTCCGCCAGCTTGATTACCTGGAAAACCGCCCGGTTGGCTACGACCGGGAAGCTATTGTGACTGTTCCTCTATTCAGTCAGGATTTGAACAACATCTTCGGCGGAGTAGACGGTGCACTACGAAGCCGACTAAATACCCTAGAGAATGAACTGACTGCTCATCCGAGCATTGAGGCCAGTACCCTATCGGCAATGGTATTCGGAGTAGGTGTAGTATCCCGCCGAGTAGATCCCGAAGGCGTGGATACGGAAGGGCGACTGTACGTCCCTTCTTTTTCAGTAGATTACGACTTCCTAGAAACCTACGGGCTGAAGATAATTGCTGGACGGAGCTTTAGTCAGGAGGCAGGCACTGACCACTTGGAAGCCTTTATCGTTAATGAAACAGCAGTAAAAGAATTTCAGTGGAATACTCCTGAGGAAGCACTAGGTAAAGAAATAGAACTAGAAGGTAAAGTGGGTAAAGTAATTGGCGTAATTCGCGATGTGCACTACACTTCACTTTATATGCCGATTGGCTCGATGGTGATGGATATTGGTGTACCAATGTTTACCACGCTTTCCCTGCGCTTACAAGGGCAACAGTTTAAAGAAGCCATTGCTTTTGCCGAAACCAAGTGGCAGGAGTACTTCCCCGAGAAAACGTTTGAGTACTCATTCCTAGACGATAGTTTACGTGAGCTTTATCAGGATGATAGCCGTATTGGGCAGATCATTGGTATCTTTGCAGTTCTGGCGATTCTGGTTTCTTGCTTAGGCTCCTATGGGTTAGCAATGCTACTGGCGCGACAGAAAGAGAAAGAAATTGGCATCCGGAAGGTGCTGGGAGCTTCGCTCCTACAGATTATTACTATACTCACCCGCAATTACTTTCTGTTGATTCTGATTGCTAGTGTATTAGCCGTACCGCTTGCCTATTGGGTTATGCAGAAATGGCTTACCAACTTTGCTTACCAAATTCCGCTAAGTGCTGGACTATTTATACTAGCCATTGGATCAGTACTACTAATTGCCACTTTTACCATTAGTTATCAAACCATGAAGGCCGCCTTTATTAATCCCGCTCGCACGTTAAAAGATGAATAA
- a CDS encoding PAS domain-containing protein gives MNEQERIQDLLSYEILGTSPERELDELVEIASVVCNTPISLITLIDQDRQWCKSKMGIDMSEIPREHSFCHHALSKPNEVLVVEDPVNDTRFKDTPFVVGEPYIRFYAGAPLQTPKGNILGTLCVLDNKPNEISESQKKALSLLAKRAIDFMDTRKVMAEQSKHIRLGITQLKNLTDQVPGIVYQFRMTDQGAMSFDFLSRGVSNFYPDLEPEDVKQNVQLVFDLIHPEDLPGVMQKIKESFQHLTPFYAEYRVLAQNGAIRWLVSKSTPEKLEEGAVVWYGIFQDVTKRKEYEQTLEQISFDISHVIRRPISSLLGLVALSESENVSAEQLKEYVGYTKIVADELDEFTRKLHDIYYERKTRV, from the coding sequence ATGAATGAACAGGAAAGAATCCAAGATTTATTAAGTTACGAAATATTAGGTACCTCGCCAGAAAGAGAATTAGACGAATTAGTAGAAATAGCCTCAGTGGTATGTAATACACCTATTTCTCTTATCACGCTTATTGATCAAGATCGTCAGTGGTGCAAATCTAAGATGGGTATTGATATGTCCGAAATTCCTCGGGAGCACTCTTTTTGCCATCATGCACTCAGTAAACCTAATGAAGTTTTAGTAGTAGAGGATCCGGTAAATGACACCCGCTTCAAAGATACTCCCTTTGTTGTCGGTGAGCCTTATATACGCTTTTACGCAGGTGCTCCGCTACAGACACCTAAGGGAAACATATTGGGTACGCTATGTGTACTAGACAATAAACCTAATGAGATTTCGGAGTCTCAAAAAAAAGCTCTTAGTCTCTTGGCCAAGCGAGCTATAGATTTTATGGATACTCGCAAAGTGATGGCTGAGCAAAGTAAGCATATTAGGCTAGGTATTACTCAACTGAAAAACCTTACCGATCAGGTACCAGGAATAGTATATCAGTTTAGAATGACCGACCAAGGTGCTATGTCGTTCGATTTTCTCAGCAGGGGTGTATCTAACTTTTACCCCGACCTTGAGCCCGAGGATGTGAAGCAGAACGTACAATTAGTTTTTGATCTTATTCATCCTGAAGATTTACCAGGGGTGATGCAGAAGATTAAGGAGTCGTTTCAACACCTTACCCCTTTCTACGCAGAATACCGAGTGCTAGCTCAAAATGGTGCAATTAGGTGGCTTGTCAGTAAATCTACTCCGGAAAAACTAGAAGAAGGCGCAGTGGTATGGTACGGAATCTTTCAGGATGTTACCAAGCGAAAAGAGTATGAACAAACTCTTGAACAAATTTCGTTTGACATCTCCCACGTAATTCGCCGACCTATTAGCAGCTTGCTCGGTCTGGTAGCTCTTAGCGAAAGCGAAAACGTAAGTGCTGAACAACTTAAAGAATATGTTGGCTATACTAAAATAGTAGCTGACGAGCTAGACGAGTTCACTCGTAAGCTTCACGATATTTACTACGAAAGAAAGACCAGAGTGTAG
- the recO gene encoding DNA repair protein RecO — MLHKTRGIVLNFIKYRETSIVTRIYTENFGLQSYIVNGVRGSNKKSKSKISFFQPLTLLELVVYYKRNAGLNRISEIKCPEPYQSIPYDFRKSSIAMFITEVLNKCLKEEESNTNQFEFLRYSLQMFDHLEGHYENFHLQLMLKLSRYLGFAPESADDVFNEVYEYIGKPTIDEQDRQVLDLLLQAPYTSPVKMSNATRRLLLDDLIKYYQRHVDGFGDLKSITVLREVLE, encoded by the coding sequence ATGCTACACAAAACCCGAGGGATTGTTTTGAACTTTATTAAGTACCGCGAGACATCTATCGTTACGCGGATTTATACCGAAAACTTTGGGTTGCAGTCGTATATTGTAAATGGGGTGCGGGGCAGTAATAAAAAAAGTAAAAGCAAAATCTCTTTTTTTCAACCACTCACACTACTTGAGTTGGTTGTTTACTACAAGCGCAACGCCGGATTGAATCGTATTTCCGAAATTAAATGCCCCGAGCCCTACCAAAGTATTCCCTATGACTTTCGCAAATCCAGCATTGCCATGTTTATTACCGAGGTGCTGAATAAGTGTTTGAAAGAGGAAGAAAGCAATACTAATCAGTTTGAGTTCTTGCGCTACTCTTTGCAAATGTTTGATCATCTGGAAGGACACTACGAAAACTTCCATTTACAGTTAATGCTGAAACTAAGCCGCTACTTGGGCTTTGCCCCAGAAAGTGCTGATGATGTATTTAACGAAGTGTACGAATATATCGGTAAGCCAACTATTGATGAGCAAGACCGACAGGTACTGGATTTGCTGCTGCAAGCCCCCTACACCAGTCCGGTAAAAATGAGTAATGCTACCCGGCGGTTACTGCTAGACGACCTCATTAAATATTACCAGCGACACGTAGATGGTTTTGGAGATTTGAAGTCTATTACCGTACTGCGAGAAGTGCTGGAATAG
- a CDS encoding thymidine kinase, giving the protein MFTEPQVGGLPLGQPYTGWIEVICGCMFSGKTEELIRRLNRAIIAQQPVRIFKPVLDNRYDKDHVVSHNQTSIPSVSVNCAQDILSQVEGYQVIGIDEAQFFDEEIVGVCNELANQGKRVIVAGLDMDYEGKPFGAMPNLLAIAEYVTKTHAICAVSGAAASFSYRLDNSPDQIQVGARDQYEARSRYYFYQGQHKKEHTKDEEDTSAR; this is encoded by the coding sequence ATGTTTACTGAACCCCAAGTAGGTGGCCTTCCATTAGGCCAACCGTATACCGGCTGGATTGAAGTTATCTGTGGCTGCATGTTCTCCGGAAAAACCGAAGAGCTGATCCGGCGACTAAATCGGGCGATCATTGCCCAGCAGCCCGTTCGTATCTTCAAACCTGTTTTAGATAATCGCTACGATAAAGATCACGTGGTGTCGCATAATCAAACGAGTATTCCCTCTGTCAGTGTAAATTGTGCTCAGGATATTCTCTCGCAGGTGGAGGGGTATCAAGTGATAGGTATTGACGAGGCTCAGTTTTTCGATGAAGAGATTGTAGGTGTTTGTAACGAATTAGCGAATCAGGGCAAACGGGTAATTGTAGCTGGGCTGGATATGGATTACGAAGGAAAACCCTTCGGAGCCATGCCCAACTTGCTGGCAATTGCCGAATACGTAACTAAAACTCACGCTATCTGCGCGGTATCTGGTGCGGCGGCATCATTCTCTTATCGCTTAGATAATTCCCCCGATCAGATACAAGTGGGGGCCCGTGATCAGTACGAAGCCCGTAGTCGCTACTATTTCTACCAGGGGCAGCATAAAAAGGAGCATACTAAAGACGAGGAAGATACTTCAGCCCGTTAA
- the rodA gene encoding rod shape-determining protein RodA gives MRESNQLVNRLDWGTIALYLLLVALGWLNIYAVVYDVQADQSIFDLSLRSGKQLVWIIAAGVLITTIMLVDFRFYSSFAYFFYGGVILILIFVLLFGREIAGSKSWFAIGSFRMQPSEFAKFATALAVAKYLSTNNRVFYNLKSQLTLFAIIGLPAILIILQGDTGTAMVYAAFVLVFYREGFSPLLLGIGIAAVILFVLTLFISQVYLIIAVVVTAFLLIGINSRKTKRIIGISVTAVAVISLVVSVDFFVTDILKPHQQNRIKALINPDGDPMGYGWNVTQSKIAIGSGGVWGKGFLQGTQTKFDFVPAQSTDFIFCTIGEEHGWTGSAVLIILFVWLLYRVTIIAERQKSGFARIYGYSVAAILFFHFAVNIGMTIGLFPVIGIPLPFFSYGGSSLWAFTILLFILLKLDAHRLQMLTR, from the coding sequence GTGAGAGAGAGTAATCAACTTGTTAACCGACTAGATTGGGGTACAATTGCACTGTACTTACTACTGGTTGCTCTGGGTTGGCTTAACATTTATGCGGTAGTGTACGACGTGCAAGCTGACCAGAGCATTTTTGATCTTTCACTTAGATCAGGTAAGCAGTTGGTATGGATTATAGCTGCCGGAGTACTCATTACTACTATTATGTTAGTAGATTTTCGGTTTTATAGCTCATTTGCCTATTTCTTCTACGGGGGTGTTATTCTAATCCTCATTTTTGTATTGCTGTTTGGACGGGAAATAGCGGGTTCTAAGTCCTGGTTCGCTATTGGATCCTTCCGGATGCAGCCTTCTGAGTTTGCGAAGTTTGCTACTGCATTGGCGGTGGCTAAGTACCTCAGTACCAATAACCGGGTATTCTACAACCTTAAATCTCAGCTAACCTTATTTGCCATCATTGGGCTGCCGGCAATTCTAATTATACTACAAGGCGATACCGGAACGGCTATGGTATACGCCGCTTTTGTGCTGGTTTTTTATCGAGAGGGCTTTTCTCCTCTGTTGTTAGGGATTGGCATTGCCGCCGTAATTTTATTTGTGCTCACACTATTTATTAGTCAAGTATATCTGATCATTGCCGTGGTGGTTACCGCCTTCTTGCTGATTGGTATCAACTCGCGCAAGACTAAGCGCATTATTGGTATCTCAGTGACAGCAGTGGCAGTAATCAGCCTAGTGGTTAGCGTAGATTTTTTTGTGACAGATATATTAAAGCCCCACCAGCAAAACCGAATTAAAGCGCTCATTAATCCTGACGGTGATCCAATGGGCTACGGCTGGAACGTAACCCAATCTAAGATTGCTATCGGCTCAGGGGGGGTATGGGGTAAAGGTTTTTTACAGGGTACGCAAACCAAGTTCGACTTCGTTCCCGCACAAAGCACTGACTTTATTTTTTGCACCATTGGTGAAGAGCACGGCTGGACAGGCAGTGCTGTGCTCATTATACTATTTGTTTGGCTACTCTATCGGGTCACAATTATTGCTGAACGCCAAAAATCCGGTTTTGCTCGCATATACGGCTACAGCGTAGCGGCTATTCTCTTTTTCCACTTCGCCGTAAACATTGGTATGACGATTGGGCTATTCCCCGTGATTGGAATTCCTTTGCCATTCTTCAGCTACGGCGGTTCTTCGCTCTGGGCGTTTACCATTCTGCTATTTATCCTACTCAAACTAGACGCTCACCGTTTACAGATGCTCACTCGGTAA
- the mrdA gene encoding penicillin-binding protein 2, whose protein sequence is MINNNRKFVIRLTFILIAGIYLVKLFAIQVLNEDYQARADSNIIDREIRYPFRGLIYDRNGKLIVYNAPVYNLEVVPKDVQLKDTLAFCEIFGITKEEFDEKIMKAKQYSYVKPSVFIKQISNNTFASVQDYLVDFPGFRIQARTNRSYTYRSLANALGYIGEVSPGQLERDEENFYRQGDYIGILGIESKYEEQLRGKRGVKYKMVNVRGVEKGSYKDGTFDTLSIAGENLVSTVDINLQEYAETLMMGKRGSIVAIEPKTGEILSFVSAPFYDPNLLTGRDYGKNYSKLASDTTKPLFNRPLMGAFPPGSIFKIVQALIGLEEGVITPNTRFRCERGIIDCHGPHTNEDLRGAIRVSCNPYFWNVYRRLLNQGASENTFVDTEIGLEKWRKYVTSFGLGHPLGVDLPHERAGYVPGPSLYDKIYGDNRWKFSTIYSNAIGRGELQIVPLQMANLAAIIANRGYYITPHMIKSIGEDGQSLAQYQEKNYTDVSPEYFEIAVEAMSDVIKSGTGMRANLPDIEVCGKTGTVDNEDRGEEDHSVFIAFAPKDDPKIAVAVYVENAGQGARAAAGISGLMIEQYLKGCTERPHMEEFVLNGDFIY, encoded by the coding sequence ATGATCAACAACAATCGTAAATTTGTCATTCGGCTCACTTTCATTCTTATTGCCGGTATCTACCTGGTGAAGTTATTCGCTATTCAGGTACTTAATGAAGACTATCAAGCCAGAGCTGACAGTAATATTATTGATCGGGAAATTCGCTACCCCTTCCGTGGTCTGATTTACGACCGCAACGGAAAGCTAATCGTATATAACGCTCCAGTGTACAACTTAGAAGTTGTTCCGAAGGATGTTCAGCTAAAAGATACGCTGGCGTTTTGCGAGATATTCGGAATTACCAAGGAAGAGTTCGATGAGAAAATAATGAAGGCTAAGCAATACTCCTACGTAAAGCCTTCAGTGTTCATCAAGCAGATTTCCAACAATACATTTGCTTCGGTACAAGATTACTTGGTCGATTTCCCCGGATTCCGCATTCAAGCACGTACCAATCGCTCATACACTTACCGAAGTTTAGCTAATGCCCTAGGGTACATCGGTGAGGTGAGTCCTGGTCAGCTAGAGCGAGATGAGGAAAATTTTTATCGGCAAGGCGACTATATTGGTATTCTGGGTATTGAGTCGAAGTACGAAGAGCAACTGCGGGGTAAGCGGGGCGTGAAGTACAAAATGGTAAACGTACGAGGGGTAGAAAAAGGGTCGTACAAAGATGGTACTTTTGATACCCTTTCTATTGCGGGAGAAAATTTGGTGAGCACAGTAGACATCAACCTACAGGAATATGCCGAAACGCTAATGATGGGCAAACGGGGTAGTATTGTAGCGATTGAACCCAAAACCGGTGAAATTCTTTCTTTCGTATCGGCACCGTTTTATGATCCTAATTTATTAACTGGAAGAGACTACGGGAAAAACTATAGTAAACTGGCCTCAGATACCACCAAACCCCTGTTTAATCGCCCGCTGATGGGAGCGTTTCCCCCAGGTTCAATTTTCAAAATCGTTCAGGCACTGATAGGTTTAGAAGAAGGGGTGATTACGCCTAATACCCGCTTTCGCTGCGAACGAGGAATCATTGATTGTCACGGCCCTCATACTAATGAAGATTTGCGAGGGGCTATTCGGGTATCCTGCAACCCGTACTTCTGGAACGTCTACCGCCGGCTGCTCAACCAAGGAGCATCTGAAAATACCTTTGTTGACACTGAAATTGGCCTGGAGAAATGGCGTAAATACGTAACTAGCTTTGGCTTAGGTCATCCGTTAGGTGTTGATTTACCGCACGAGCGGGCAGGATATGTGCCCGGCCCCTCTTTATATGATAAAATATACGGAGACAATCGCTGGAAATTCTCTACCATTTACTCTAATGCTATTGGGCGGGGGGAGTTACAAATTGTACCTCTGCAGATGGCTAACCTGGCAGCGATTATTGCTAATCGGGGGTACTACATCACTCCGCACATGATAAAATCTATCGGCGAAGATGGACAGTCTCTCGCCCAGTATCAAGAAAAGAATTATACCGATGTGAGCCCCGAGTATTTTGAGATAGCGGTGGAAGCGATGTCTGATGTAATTAAGAGCGGAACCGGTATGCGGGCTAACCTACCTGATATTGAGGTCTGTGGTAAAACCGGAACCGTTGATAATGAAGATCGGGGAGAGGAAGACCACTCGGTGTTTATTGCCTTTGCCCCTAAGGATGATCCTAAAATTGCTGTCGCCGTTTACGTAGAAAACGCTGGACAGGGAGCACGGGCTGCTGCTGGTATTTCCGGGCTAATGATTGAGCAGTATCTGAAGGGTTGCACCGAACGGCCGCATATGGAGGAATTTGTTTTGAACGGAGACTTTATTTACTAA
- a CDS encoding Rod shape-determining protein MreD codes for MNSRHLLPQALNFIVFFIIQVLIVRKLVLFDVAFCYVYFAFLLLLPIELSAITAMLLAFVTGLLVDVFYNTFGIHAAACVFIMYIRRFWIDFLTPRGGYDMGSIPSPRSQGLQWFLTYALPLLLVHHILIFFIEIGGFQLFSYTILKAVASAVFSFIMILVIQYIIYSSSRRNVL; via the coding sequence ATGAATAGTCGGCATCTGCTACCGCAAGCACTTAACTTTATTGTTTTCTTTATTATTCAGGTACTGATAGTGAGAAAGCTAGTACTGTTTGACGTAGCTTTCTGCTACGTATATTTTGCTTTTCTGCTTTTGCTACCGATTGAGCTAAGTGCTATAACAGCGATGTTACTAGCATTTGTTACGGGTCTGCTAGTAGATGTTTTCTATAATACCTTTGGAATTCACGCGGCGGCTTGTGTGTTCATCATGTACATCCGCAGGTTTTGGATTGACTTTCTGACCCCTCGGGGTGGGTACGATATGGGAAGTATTCCATCGCCTCGGTCGCAAGGGTTGCAGTGGTTTTTAACTTATGCATTGCCCCTGCTATTGGTTCACCACATCTTAATCTTTTTTATTGAGATTGGTGGATTCCAGCTATTCAGTTACACTATCTTGAAAGCGGTAGCCAGTGCAGTGTTTTCGTTTATCATGATATTAGTTATTCAATACATCATATACTCTTCTTCACGTAGAAACGTATTATGA
- the mreC gene encoding rod shape-determining protein MreC, whose amino-acid sequence MYNLLSFLLKYRTTLLFVVLEGLSGFFIVNNNAYHQAAVINSSNKMVASVMDFSNTASEYFNLQEANDQLAQENAQLRAALSGQPNESLQDVFNPIIEDSLALQALSQDSLFVLPRVRSRADSLRFQQYAFIPSKVVDNTVKNFKNHVTINKGRADGIEPNMGVISPNGVVGKVKDVSEHYALITSILHTNMNVSALVKRSSTLGSIEWSGSDPTTASLRYIPIHINVITGDTVVTSGYSGIYPPEILIGTVKEVRPEEDAAFYSIDVDLSNDFYQLSYVYVVKNKLKQEKDSLLHQTIVGE is encoded by the coding sequence ATGTATAATCTACTCTCATTTCTATTAAAATATCGTACCACACTCCTGTTCGTAGTCCTGGAGGGACTAAGTGGGTTTTTTATTGTCAATAATAACGCATATCACCAAGCAGCAGTCATCAATTCGTCTAATAAGATGGTGGCTTCTGTAATGGATTTCTCTAATACCGCTTCAGAATATTTCAACCTTCAGGAGGCAAACGATCAACTAGCCCAGGAAAACGCTCAGCTTCGGGCGGCTCTTTCCGGACAACCTAACGAGTCGCTGCAAGATGTATTCAACCCAATTATAGAAGATTCATTAGCACTACAAGCCCTATCGCAAGATTCTCTATTTGTGCTACCTCGTGTACGCAGCCGAGCCGATAGCTTACGCTTTCAGCAGTACGCTTTTATTCCGTCGAAGGTGGTAGACAACACGGTTAAAAACTTTAAAAATCACGTGACTATCAACAAAGGGCGAGCTGATGGTATTGAACCCAATATGGGCGTGATTAGTCCCAACGGCGTAGTTGGGAAGGTAAAAGATGTATCGGAGCATTACGCACTAATAACATCGATTTTACATACCAATATGAATGTGTCTGCGCTGGTGAAACGCTCCAGCACGTTAGGCTCCATAGAATGGAGTGGCTCTGATCCTACAACAGCCAGTTTAAGATACATTCCTATCCATATTAATGTTATCACCGGAGATACTGTAGTTACTTCGGGTTACAGTGGAATTTATCCTCCCGAAATTCTGATTGGAACAGTGAAAGAAGTGCGTCCCGAAGAAGACGCTGCCTTTTATAGTATAGATGTAGACTTATCGAATGATTTTTACCAACTATCGTATGTATACGTGGTAAAAAATAAACTAAAGCAGGAGAAGGATTCGTTGTTGCACCAAACTATTGTGGGGGAATGA
- a CDS encoding rod shape-determining protein has translation MGLFDFFSSDIAIDLGTANTLIINKEKIVVDEPSIIAIDRTSNKVLAIGRQAMQMHEKTHENIKTIRPLKDGVIADFHAAEHMIRGMIKMIDTGNRYLPSSHRMIICIPSGITEVEKRAVRDSAEHAGAKEVYMVHEPIAAAIGIGIDIDQPVGSMVVDIGGGTTEIAVIALSGIVCDQSIRVAGDTFNKDILDYMRRQHNLLIGERSAEKVKLEVGSALTELDEEPDDYEIRGRDLMTGIPKVIKVSYSEIAYALDKSISKIEEAVLKALEISPPELSADIYDNGIHLTGGGALLRGLDKRLALKTKLPVHVADDPLRAVVRGTGVALKKFDLFKSVLMT, from the coding sequence ATGGGATTGTTCGACTTCTTTTCCAGCGATATAGCCATTGACTTAGGAACGGCTAATACGCTGATTATAAATAAAGAAAAAATTGTCGTAGACGAGCCATCCATCATCGCCATTGACCGCACTTCCAATAAAGTATTAGCTATTGGCCGGCAAGCGATGCAGATGCACGAGAAGACACACGAAAATATAAAAACTATTCGCCCCCTAAAAGATGGGGTAATTGCCGACTTCCACGCGGCGGAGCATATGATTCGGGGTATGATCAAGATGATTGATACTGGAAACCGTTATCTTCCTTCATCCCACCGCATGATTATCTGTATTCCTTCGGGTATTACTGAAGTGGAAAAACGAGCGGTTCGCGACTCAGCGGAACACGCCGGAGCTAAGGAGGTATACATGGTACATGAACCTATTGCGGCTGCTATCGGAATTGGAATTGACATTGACCAACCGGTGGGTTCAATGGTGGTGGATATTGGTGGGGGGACAACCGAAATTGCGGTAATTGCTCTTTCGGGGATTGTATGCGACCAATCTATTCGCGTAGCGGGCGATACTTTCAACAAAGATATTCTGGATTACATGCGTCGGCAGCATAATTTGCTAATTGGTGAGCGCTCGGCGGAAAAAGTGAAACTGGAAGTAGGTTCGGCTCTAACCGAGCTAGACGAAGAACCAGACGATTACGAAATTCGCGGACGCGATTTGATGACCGGTATTCCGAAGGTAATTAAGGTTTCTTATTCGGAGATTGCTTATGCGCTGGATAAATCTATTTCTAAAATAGAGGAAGCAGTGCTAAAGGCATTAGAAATTTCGCCCCCCGAACTCTCGGCGGATATTTATGATAATGGAATTCATCTGACCGGAGGAGGAGCTTTACTACGGGGGTTGGATAAGCGGTTAGCCCTGAAGACTAAATTACCGGTACACGTGGCTGATGATCCGCTACGAGCCGTCGTTCGGGGGACTGGAGTAGCATTGAAAAAGTTTGACTTGTTTAAGTCAGTGTTGATGACGTAA